Sequence from the Malaciobacter pacificus genome:
CTAACAACAGGACAATTAATACGGTCAATTTCTAATCAAGCAAGAACGCACGGTGGACATGAACTTTCAGGACAAATTGAAAATCTAAAAAAAAGATTAGAACTAACAAAATGGATGCAGTTTTTTGGAGTGGTTTCAATACTACTTTGTACTATCTCTATGTTTGCACTTTTTTTAGGATATTACAATTTTGGTAGAGATGTTTTTGGTCTTAGTTTACTAACTATGTGTGTATCACTTGTAATCTCACTTTGGGAAGTTTATATCTCTTCAAATGCTTTGAATTTAGAGTTAAAAGATTTGTATGATAAGTGTAAATAGATAAAATAATGTTATAATATTCTTATAAAAGGAGTATTATGAAAAAAATAATTATTTGTCTATTTGCAATTGGAACATTTTTATGTGCATCAGAAGAAGCTTTTGTAACTATGAAAAAAATAGAAACATGTCCAGAATCAATATGCTTAACTTTTGATAATGAAGGTCAAGAACTTTTTATTGTAGCATATGATGATTTTGCAAATGAGTTTTGGAATATGAAGCAATCAAATGGTAGTTTAGAAGGAACAAAGTTTTATATTACTTATCAAAAAGATGAATATGAAAATACTTTAGAATCATATGATATGTTAATGGATTAATACATTAAGTTGTTATATTTTAAAATATAAGATATAATTCTTATAGATTAAAAATATATAAAGGATATAATATGACAACTTATGGTGTTACAGATATTCAAAATAAACCATCATTAATAAAAGCTATGGATATAGCTGAAATTATTGATAGAAGAAAACATATAACTTTAGGATATTTTATCTCTTCAAAATATGAAGAACAAATTAGACCATTGATTGAAAAGATTGATAGAGAAGAAAAACTAGCAAAACTTAAAAAATTAAAACAACATCAAGATTTAGAATTTGCAGAACTTGGAGTTGATGATGGAATTAAATAGAGGTGATATTGTAATAGTAAATCTTTATCCAAAAAAAGGTGATGAAGTTGGTAAAATCAGACCAGCTGTAATTATCTCAGGAGATGATGAAAATTCTATTTTAGATACTGTTATTTTACTTCCTTTATCAACTGATTTAATAGATGATATGCAACCATACAGAATGAGAATTAAATCAAGAAGTGATTTAAAACAAGATTCAGATATTTTAATCAATAAAATAAGAACTTTATCAAAAATTAGAATCAAAGAAAAAATTGCAAAACTAACAGATGATGAATATAATTTAGTAATTGAAAATCTTTGTAAGAATTTTCATTAGGACTTTGGAGTATGAATCAATATTAAACTTTTAATAATCTGTTATTAACTTTATTATTTTGTATATTGTTAAGCCTGAGGAAAAAAAAGGATAGACACTTTTTTTAGGCACCTTCTTCATTAAAACCCATAAATCAAAAAATCAATAGAGTTTTTTATCTCTTCTTTTTCATCTTCTAGACTTACAACTTTTTGTTTTAATTCACTTATCATCACTGCACCCATTTGGGCAG
This genomic interval carries:
- a CDS encoding type II toxin-antitoxin system PemK/MazF family toxin, whose translation is MELNRGDIVIVNLYPKKGDEVGKIRPAVIISGDDENSILDTVILLPLSTDLIDDMQPYRMRIKSRSDLKQDSDILINKIRTLSKIRIKEKIAKLTDDEYNLVIENLCKNFH
- a CDS encoding DUF2721 domain-containing protein, producing the protein MDIEISTPALLFPAISLLLLAYTNRFLTTGQLIRSISNQARTHGGHELSGQIENLKKRLELTKWMQFFGVVSILLCTISMFALFLGYYNFGRDVFGLSLLTMCVSLVISLWEVYISSNALNLELKDLYDKCK